A genomic region of Terriglobales bacterium contains the following coding sequences:
- a CDS encoding sugar ABC transporter ATP-binding protein: MSEVLTTRLPLLQMQNIVKTFPGVRALDGVSFDLYPGEIHALVGENGAGKSTLMKILAGVYSHYEGEIRIQGELRRFRNVHESGDAGVAVVFQELSLVPKLSVGENIFLGREPNGFGIVQWEQLYSEAARLLRDLDLDIDPRTNTERLGTGRQQLVEIAKALSRKASILVLDEPTAALTDVEAENLFSILCDLRAQGIGIIYISHRLEEVFRLSDRITVLRDGKTAGTEATGNVNQQQVIAKMVGREVSQLFPVTKRTPGVTALEVRHIRAEDPAASSRLAVEDVSFSVRCGEVLGIAGLMGAGRTELLTAIFGSFPGRVSGDIFIQGQQVKISRPADAISHGIGFVTEDRKGSGLMLGQTVLWNMTLASLPRLSRRFLTDESREIAASHPLFQNLRIKANSLFTGVGTLSGGNQQKVVLAKWLMNETRVLFLDEPTRGIDVGAKQEIYAMINKLAESGLAVVMVSSELPEVLGLCDRILVLYKGRITGEFTREEATPEDVMSRATGQVACRN, encoded by the coding sequence ACATCGTCAAGACTTTTCCTGGGGTGCGCGCGCTCGATGGCGTGAGCTTCGATCTGTATCCGGGTGAGATACACGCACTCGTGGGGGAAAACGGAGCAGGGAAATCAACTCTGATGAAGATCCTCGCGGGTGTTTACTCGCACTACGAGGGAGAAATACGCATCCAAGGTGAGTTGCGCCGCTTCCGCAACGTGCACGAGTCAGGAGATGCCGGGGTTGCGGTTGTGTTTCAGGAGTTGTCGCTGGTTCCAAAGCTCTCCGTCGGAGAAAACATTTTCTTAGGACGTGAGCCAAACGGATTTGGCATTGTGCAGTGGGAACAACTTTATTCCGAGGCAGCGAGATTGCTGCGTGATCTGGATCTCGATATTGACCCTCGTACCAATACGGAACGCTTGGGTACAGGGCGCCAACAGCTTGTGGAAATTGCCAAAGCACTATCCCGCAAAGCCAGCATTCTTGTGCTCGATGAGCCTACGGCAGCGCTGACCGATGTTGAAGCCGAAAACCTGTTTTCCATCTTGTGTGACCTTCGCGCGCAAGGCATCGGCATTATTTACATTTCGCACCGCCTCGAAGAGGTCTTCCGGCTGAGTGATCGCATTACCGTTTTGCGTGACGGCAAGACCGCTGGAACAGAAGCTACCGGAAATGTAAACCAGCAGCAGGTGATTGCGAAGATGGTGGGCAGGGAAGTTTCTCAGCTTTTCCCTGTGACGAAGCGAACTCCAGGAGTGACAGCTCTCGAGGTGCGCCACATCCGGGCCGAGGACCCGGCAGCGAGCAGCAGGTTGGCCGTGGAAGATGTGAGCTTCTCAGTGCGCTGCGGTGAGGTGCTTGGAATCGCGGGACTCATGGGCGCTGGGCGCACCGAACTTCTCACCGCTATTTTTGGTTCATTCCCAGGAAGAGTCTCAGGAGATATTTTCATTCAAGGCCAGCAAGTCAAGATCTCTCGACCTGCAGACGCAATCTCCCACGGCATCGGTTTTGTAACCGAAGACCGCAAGGGATCAGGGCTCATGCTCGGGCAGACGGTTCTTTGGAACATGACGCTGGCATCATTGCCGCGCCTTTCGCGCCGTTTTTTAACGGATGAATCCCGGGAAATCGCCGCCAGCCACCCGCTGTTCCAAAATCTGCGCATCAAAGCAAATTCTCTGTTCACTGGGGTTGGCACCCTCTCCGGAGGGAACCAGCAGAAAGTGGTGCTGGCAAAATGGCTGATGAATGAAACTCGCGTACTTTTTCTTGATGAACCGACGCGTGGTATTGACGTGGGCGCCAAGCAAGAGATCTACGCAATGATCAACAAATTGGCGGAATCGGGACTGGCGGTCGTAATGGTTTCTTCGGAGTTGCCTGAGGTACTCGGACTGTGTGACCGAATCCTGGTGTTGTACAAGGGACGAATTACAGGCGAATTCACGCGAGAGGAAGCCACGCCGGAAGATGTAATGTCCCGTGCCACTGGCCAGGTAGCGTGCCGCAATTAA
- a CDS encoding sugar ABC transporter permease — MNSNTKTMLTQPTGQAKADEPKELRWQAHAGKVRAYSMVFALIALWIIFTVVTDGIFLGARNFSNLIRQTAVTGILSVGMVMVIITGQIDLSVGSIVGLSGMAAVLVQVSLGWGLVPSLLTGIMVGLAIGALQGWLAAYARVPSFIVTLGGLLVWRGVAKGISGGNTYPIAVHSFKALGQSYLSQTSGIVLMVLAVVATIALVFHRNTMRKRHGLEPWTTGLAVRILLPSALIVGFVVALNAYAGVPIPVLIFVTVALVGAFATQNTTFGRYLYAVGGNPEAAKFSGINLRGHVLATFCILGALSGIAGIIYTARVGSAGPDAGTLLELDAIAACVIGGASLMGGRGSVLGACLGALFMASLDNGMSLKNVPDFTQDIVKGSILVVAVGLDVFGRRKD, encoded by the coding sequence GTGAATAGCAATACAAAAACGATGTTGACGCAACCAACCGGACAGGCGAAGGCAGATGAGCCGAAAGAGTTACGTTGGCAAGCTCATGCCGGCAAGGTCCGTGCGTACAGCATGGTATTTGCGCTGATTGCTCTGTGGATCATCTTTACCGTGGTGACGGATGGCATTTTTCTCGGGGCGCGCAACTTTTCCAATTTGATCCGGCAAACCGCGGTCACCGGCATTCTTTCTGTCGGCATGGTGATGGTGATTATCACCGGTCAAATTGATCTTTCCGTCGGCTCGATTGTTGGGCTCTCAGGTATGGCTGCTGTGCTGGTACAAGTCTCTCTGGGTTGGGGCCTTGTTCCTTCTTTGCTTACTGGCATCATGGTGGGCCTCGCCATTGGCGCTCTTCAAGGATGGCTCGCTGCCTATGCACGAGTGCCTTCGTTCATCGTAACTTTAGGCGGATTGCTGGTGTGGCGCGGAGTGGCGAAGGGCATCAGTGGGGGCAACACTTATCCCATCGCGGTGCACTCCTTCAAGGCGTTGGGCCAATCGTATCTGAGCCAGACGTCGGGGATCGTCTTGATGGTGCTGGCCGTTGTTGCCACCATCGCGCTTGTCTTCCACCGAAACACAATGCGCAAGCGTCATGGTCTGGAACCATGGACGACCGGCCTGGCGGTTCGCATCCTGCTGCCTTCCGCACTCATCGTCGGTTTTGTAGTTGCGCTGAATGCATATGCAGGCGTACCGATCCCCGTTCTCATTTTCGTAACTGTGGCGTTAGTTGGGGCCTTCGCAACCCAGAACACAACATTCGGCCGGTACTTATATGCCGTAGGAGGCAATCCAGAGGCGGCGAAATTCTCAGGCATCAACCTGCGCGGACATGTGCTCGCGACGTTTTGTATTCTCGGCGCTTTATCGGGAATCGCAGGAATCATTTATACGGCGCGTGTCGGCAGCGCCGGACCGGATGCAGGCACGCTGCTTGAGTTGGATGCGATCGCAGCTTGCGTCATCGGAGGTGCAAGCTTAATGGGAGGCAGGGGAAGTGTCTTAGGCGCATGTTTAGGTGCTTTATTCATGGCGAGTCTCGACAACGGAATGTCGTTGAAGAACGTTCCCGATTTTACCCAGGATATTGTTAAGGGTTCCATTCTGGTGGTTGCGGTTGGTTTAGATGTTTTTGGAAGGCGGAAGGACTGA
- the xylB gene encoding xylulokinase, protein MPMYVLGIDIGTGGTRAVIMDDRGSIVASATAEHEPFASPKIGWAEQQPEDWWRAARLAVRQAIAQGKLQKEQIACVGFSGQMHGAVMLDSFDQVVRPALIWCDVRTGKQCQELSQQIGFERLIQLTCNPPLANFTLTKFLWTRENEPENWSRVRSVMLPKDYVRFRLTGERAIDVADASGTLMLDVARRQWSAEVLHAVGIDRAILPDLYESPEICGKVSAKGAEETGLAAGTPVVAGAGDQAAGAVGMGIVAPGVVSATIGTSGVVFAATDRPALDPAGRLHTFCHAIPGRWHVMGVTQAAGLSLRWFRDTFMSAWAQDGADPYERLTAEAATTPAGADGLLWAPYLMGERTPHLDPNARGVLVGLTASHTRAHVVRAILEGVAFSLKDTFTIFSEMNLPVKRIRLGGGGARSSLWRQIQADVYGDEAEIVEAEEGAAYGAAILAGVGAGLWPSVDKACESVVRVANRVQPNAAHASAMESNYAAYRRIYPAMKSILSS, encoded by the coding sequence ATGCCAATGTACGTTCTCGGCATTGATATTGGCACGGGCGGCACACGCGCTGTGATTATGGATGACCGCGGCAGCATCGTCGCCTCTGCCACGGCAGAACACGAACCCTTCGCGTCTCCGAAGATTGGCTGGGCCGAGCAGCAGCCAGAGGATTGGTGGCGGGCTGCGCGTCTTGCCGTGCGCCAGGCGATTGCTCAGGGAAAGCTGCAGAAAGAACAGATCGCTTGTGTTGGATTCTCGGGACAGATGCATGGCGCCGTTATGCTCGATAGTTTTGATCAAGTTGTCAGGCCCGCGCTGATCTGGTGTGATGTGCGCACCGGGAAACAATGCCAGGAGCTCAGCCAGCAAATTGGTTTCGAGCGGCTCATTCAGCTCACCTGCAATCCGCCTCTGGCGAACTTCACTCTCACGAAGTTTTTATGGACGCGAGAGAATGAACCGGAAAATTGGAGCAGAGTGCGCTCGGTCATGCTCCCGAAAGATTACGTCCGCTTCAGGCTTACAGGAGAGCGGGCCATTGATGTTGCCGATGCCTCCGGCACTCTCATGCTCGATGTGGCACGGCGTCAGTGGTCAGCAGAGGTCTTACATGCTGTTGGAATTGATCGAGCAATTTTGCCTGACTTGTATGAATCACCTGAGATTTGTGGAAAAGTTTCTGCCAAGGGTGCTGAAGAAACCGGCTTGGCCGCCGGCACACCGGTGGTGGCCGGAGCGGGAGACCAGGCGGCGGGCGCTGTAGGTATGGGAATCGTTGCTCCCGGCGTAGTGAGTGCCACGATTGGGACCTCAGGGGTTGTTTTTGCGGCTACGGATCGTCCGGCGCTCGATCCGGCAGGCCGTTTGCATACCTTCTGTCACGCGATTCCAGGCCGATGGCATGTGATGGGAGTGACCCAGGCCGCGGGACTTTCCCTGCGATGGTTTCGCGACACCTTCATGAGCGCGTGGGCACAAGATGGAGCAGACCCATATGAACGGCTCACAGCGGAAGCCGCAACGACACCGGCCGGTGCAGATGGGCTTCTGTGGGCTCCGTATCTGATGGGTGAACGGACACCGCATCTTGATCCGAACGCACGCGGAGTCCTGGTGGGGCTGACGGCTTCACACACACGCGCGCACGTCGTACGGGCCATTCTTGAAGGCGTGGCTTTTAGTTTGAAAGACACATTCACAATTTTCAGCGAGATGAACTTGCCGGTGAAGCGTATTCGGCTGGGTGGTGGAGGAGCAAGGTCTTCCTTATGGCGGCAGATTCAGGCTGACGTGTACGGCGATGAGGCAGAAATCGTCGAAGCCGAGGAGGGCGCGGCATACGGAGCCGCCATTCTTGCTGGCGTAGGTGCAGGCCTATGGCCATCCGTAGACAAGGCATGCGAGTCAGTAGTGCGGGTTGCCAACCGCGTCCAGCCCAATGCGGCCCATGCTTCGGCGATGGAATCCAACTACGCAGCGTACCGTCGAATCTACCCGGCGATGAAATCTATTTTAAGTTCCTAG